From Mustelus asterias chromosome 5, sMusAst1.hap1.1, whole genome shotgun sequence, a single genomic window includes:
- the LOC144494100 gene encoding four and a half LIM domains protein 2-like: MGERFDCHYCKESLLGKKYILRDNNQYCVKCYENLYSNICEECKAPIGSESKDLSYKDLHWHEKCFNCAKCSRSLVEKPFAVKDENLLCTECYSNEYSSKCFTCKKTIMPGSRKMEYRGNSWHETCFTCKRCRQPMGTKPFIPKESDSYCVPCYEKQFAQHCSSCKKAITTGGVTYHDMPWHRECFLCTGCKMQLAGQRFTSRDDFPYCLDCFSNLYAKKCTACGKVIAGLGGSKYISFEDRQWHNDCFNCKKCAISLVGRGFLTKRDDVLCPECGQDV, translated from the exons ATGGGGGAACGCTTCGATTGTCATTATTGCAAGGAGTCCCTCCTTGGGAAGAAGTATATCTTACGAGATAACAACCAGTATTGTGTCAAATGCTATGAGAATCTATATTCTAATATCTGTGAAGAATGCAAGGCACCCATCGGCAGTGAGTCCAAG GATTTGTCCTATAAGGATCTGCATTGGCATGAAAAATGTTTCAATTGTGCTAAATGTAGCCGCTCTCTGGTTGAAAAACCTTTTGCCGTCAAGGATGAAAACCTGCTGTGTACCGAGTGCTATTCTAACGAGTACTCCTCAAAATGCTTCACCTGCAAAAAGACCATCATGCCTG GATCTCGTAAGATGGAGTATCGGGGAAACAGTTGGCATGAAACCTGTTTCACTTGCAAACGCTGCCGACAGCCAATGGGAACCAAGCCTTTTATCCCCAAGGAAAGTGATAGCTACTGTGTCCCATGCTATGAGAAGCAGTTTGCTCAGCACTGTTCATCCTGCAAGAAG GCAATAACCACCGGAGGGGTGACTTACCATGATATGCCATGGCACAGGGAGTGCTTTCTGTGCACTGGATGCAAAATGCAACTGGCTGGTCAACGTTTCACCTCCAGGGATGATTTCCCATATTGCCTGGATTGTTTCAGCAATCTCTATGCTAAAAAATGTACAGCCTGCGGCAAAGTGATCGCTG GGCTCGGAGGCTCAAAGTATATCTCCTTCGAAGATCGCCAGTGGCACAATGACTGCTTCAACTGCAAAAAATGTGCCATCTCATTGGTTGGCCGGGGATTCCTCACAAAACGAGATGATGTCCTTTGCCCCGAATGTGGTCAGGATGTTTAA